The following proteins are encoded in a genomic region of Pseudomonadota bacterium:
- a CDS encoding cold-shock protein: MSVGTVKWFNSVKGYGFIQPEDGSKDVFVHISAVQRAGLNTLTEGQRVEYELSPGKNGRFSAENLVVGE, from the coding sequence GTGTCTGTTGGAACGGTGAAGTGGTTTAACTCGGTCAAGGGGTATGGGTTTATTCAGCCGGAGGACGGCTCGAAGGATGTGTTCGTGCATATCTCGGCCGTGCAGCGTGCCGGCTTGAACACGTTGACCGAAGGACAGCGCGTTGAGTATGAGCTTTCGCCCGGCAAGAACGGTCGCTTCTCAGCCGAGAATTTGGTTGTCGGCGAATAG
- a CDS encoding cupredoxin domain-containing protein produces MKQKLAQKIGFALAGLLLALGFLAAPGRAEETYTITIQNHQFSPADLEVPAGKKIKLLVKNLDPTPEEFESYALNREKIILGGKEGVVYIGPLDPGIYEYFGEFHPKTAKGRILAK; encoded by the coding sequence ATGAAACAAAAACTTGCGCAAAAAATCGGGTTCGCGCTCGCCGGGCTTCTTCTCGCCCTGGGCTTTCTGGCTGCGCCTGGCCGGGCGGAGGAGACCTACACGATCACCATCCAAAACCACCAATTTTCGCCCGCCGATCTTGAAGTGCCGGCCGGCAAGAAGATCAAGCTGCTCGTGAAGAATCTCGATCCGACCCCGGAAGAGTTCGAAAGCTACGCTCTAAACCGCGAGAAGATCATCCTCGGCGGCAAGGAGGGGGTCGTCTATATCGGCCCGCTCGATCCCGGAATCTACGAATATTTCGGCGAGTTCCACCCTAAAACGGCGAAGGGCCGCATCCTCGCAAAATAG
- a CDS encoding FAD:protein FMN transferase: MTKPSDSPAPGFVCSRRRALRIVAGSIGIATLPRAAFGKPAVASPPLHRWEGKALGAEGTILLYHPDATYARTLLDGCVREIERLESLFSLYRPDSVLCRLNRTGRLAAPPEDFRRLLITAKEWHQRTAGAFNIGVQPLWELYARHFAMPTADPTGPAPSAIAHARGLADIEGVCITREEIFLKKAGMALTLNGIAQGYITDRVAEFLKTQGMRHVLVELGEFRAIAARPDGRPWRIGIANPDRPWRAIRTLPLREGAIATSGSYGMPFEPTVRHHHLFDPFTGRSANHHRSVTVLAPEATTADALSTALAILPQADGERLLAELDEVGAVFLNAQGAVFVNVQSVE, encoded by the coding sequence ATGACGAAGCCATCGGATTCTCCTGCGCCCGGGTTCGTTTGCTCCCGCCGACGGGCCTTGCGTATCGTTGCTGGTTCGATCGGGATAGCCACGCTTCCCCGAGCGGCATTCGGCAAGCCGGCCGTTGCATCCCCGCCCTTGCATCGCTGGGAGGGAAAGGCCCTCGGCGCGGAAGGGACTATCCTTCTCTACCACCCGGATGCCACCTATGCGCGCACGTTACTGGACGGTTGTGTGCGGGAAATTGAACGCCTCGAATCGCTGTTTAGCCTCTACCGCCCAGACTCTGTGCTTTGCCGACTGAATCGCACCGGCAGGCTTGCGGCACCGCCCGAAGATTTTCGCCGACTGCTGATCACCGCCAAGGAATGGCATCAACGGACGGCAGGCGCTTTTAATATCGGCGTCCAACCGCTATGGGAGCTTTACGCACGTCATTTCGCAATGCCGACCGCCGACCCGACCGGGCCAGCGCCTTCGGCTATCGCCCATGCTCGGGGACTGGCGGATATCGAGGGCGTTTGCATAACGCGCGAAGAAATCTTTCTGAAAAAAGCCGGCATGGCTTTAACACTTAACGGGATTGCCCAAGGGTACATCACGGACCGGGTGGCGGAATTCCTGAAGACCCAAGGCATGCGGCATGTCCTCGTCGAATTGGGTGAGTTCCGGGCAATAGCTGCACGGCCCGATGGCAGGCCATGGCGGATCGGCATCGCCAACCCGGACCGACCCTGGCGAGCGATCCGGACGCTGCCCCTGCGGGAGGGTGCCATTGCCACTTCCGGCAGCTATGGCATGCCCTTTGAACCCACCGTTCGCCATCATCATTTGTTTGACCCATTCACCGGACGAAGCGCCAACCACCACCGAAGCGTGACCGTGCTGGCGCCGGAGGCAACAACGGCGGATGCCCTTTCGACCGCGTTGGCCATCCTGCCGCAGGCGGATGGAGAAAGATTGCTTGCCGAGCTTGACGAGGTCGGCGCGGTTTTTCTCAATGCTCAGGGCGCGGTTTTCGTCAACGTTCAGTCGGTTGAATAG
- a CDS encoding PepSY domain-containing protein: protein MIKRIVREARKKPAYKWHRHIGILAAIFFVFLAVTGVALNHAETLKLGRQHLANEWLLDWYGIEPQVDSVSFALAGGRWLTGTTAWLYLDGKPVAATSEKPTSIAEADGMLAIATKNEILFLTPDGKLLERSVLDIAPGRIERFGVSAEGLIVAETPAGKFLADKDLLEWKPSQATAAWSKPAAAPKHLLEEVGKIERGHILSWERVLLDLHSGHLFGSWGPYFMDGIAVLLLVLVVTGLYMSFTKRGR from the coding sequence ATGATCAAGCGAATCGTGCGGGAAGCCCGGAAAAAGCCGGCCTATAAATGGCATCGTCATATCGGAATTCTGGCGGCAATCTTTTTTGTATTTCTCGCCGTGACGGGAGTTGCGCTCAACCATGCCGAAACGCTGAAACTGGGCCGGCAACACCTCGCAAACGAATGGCTGCTCGACTGGTACGGGATTGAACCGCAGGTGGACAGCGTGAGCTTCGCCCTCGCCGGCGGGCGCTGGCTTACCGGCACGACGGCCTGGCTTTACCTCGACGGCAAGCCTGTCGCCGCGACAAGCGAAAAGCCCACCAGCATCGCCGAAGCCGACGGCATGCTCGCCATCGCAACCAAGAACGAAATCCTTTTCTTGACGCCAGACGGCAAACTCCTCGAACGCAGCGTTCTCGACATCGCTCCCGGCCGCATCGAAAGATTCGGCGTAAGCGCGGAGGGACTGATTGTCGCCGAAACCCCGGCGGGGAAATTTCTTGCGGATAAGGATCTGCTGGAGTGGAAACCGTCTCAAGCAACCGCCGCCTGGTCGAAGCCGGCTGCCGCACCGAAACACCTGCTCGAGGAAGTGGGAAAAATCGAGAGGGGGCACATCCTCAGTTGGGAGCGCGTTCTTCTTGACCTGCACAGCGGCCATCTGTTTGGGAGTTGGGGCCCCTACTTTATGGATGGCATTGCGGTCTTGCTTCTCGTTCTCGTCGTGACGGGCCTCTATATGAGCTTTACGAAACGCGGCCGATGA
- a CDS encoding FMN-binding protein, whose protein sequence is MIPPLISIRLRPIAWPGALVAAVISACALGYPAAAADVYLEPEAFLTEAFPEAPPKAEVLWITKEREETARRILGHAFGALRQRYWRNGDQTAWILDEIGKEHPITTGLLVEKRAIKRIRVLVYRESRGWEVRYPFFTNQFDGATLTSDLELDRHIDGISGATLSVRALTRLARLALYFHGEATGAP, encoded by the coding sequence ATGATCCCTCCGCTTATCTCCATTCGCTTAAGGCCCATTGCCTGGCCGGGTGCCCTGGTGGCCGCTGTCATAAGCGCCTGCGCTCTGGGGTACCCGGCTGCCGCCGCAGATGTTTACCTAGAACCGGAGGCTTTCCTCACTGAAGCCTTTCCGGAAGCCCCACCGAAGGCGGAAGTCCTATGGATCACAAAAGAACGCGAGGAAACCGCGCGCCGTATCCTGGGTCATGCTTTTGGCGCCCTCCGCCAGCGCTATTGGCGGAATGGCGATCAAACCGCCTGGATCCTTGATGAAATTGGGAAGGAACACCCAATCACCACCGGCTTACTTGTGGAAAAACGGGCGATCAAACGGATTCGCGTTCTCGTCTATCGGGAAAGCCGCGGCTGGGAAGTGCGCTACCCGTTCTTCACCAACCAGTTTGACGGCGCAACGTTGACGAGTGACCTGGAACTCGACCGCCATATCGACGGCATCTCCGGTGCAACGCTTTCCGTACGGGCGTTGACGCGCCTGGCCCGTCTTGCCCTTTATTTTCACGGCGAAGCGACTGGCGCGCCATGA
- a CDS encoding porin has protein sequence MPKNHRALLPSVGLALATLATPTLAQEPPSQKEMWQILQEQREQIRVLQERLDQTTRKVETTEKKIEATEERVEATGAMVEKVRETRSDTPGWWQRTRVGAYGELHYNGGKKDEIDLHRFVMFLNHDFTDRIRFFSEMEIEHGVAGEGQNGEVELEQAYLQFDLSDRHRANLGLQLIPVGILNETHEPTTFFGVERNPIETNILPTTWWEAGAGLNGEIQEGIGYDVLFHSGLATPTTGANAFKIRNGRQKVSEAPAKDGAVTGRLRWTGLPGVEIGVTGQYQMDVTQDVSDTDATLFEAHTNLRQGPWGLRALYARWDLNGPEPEVLGRDVQQGWYIEPSYRFRMRIGEVGIFARYNEWDNNAGSSLDTKFQQIDVGLNYWPHENVVIKMDFQVQDSPAGQTEDDRVNLGLGYQF, from the coding sequence ATGCCTAAAAATCATCGCGCTTTGCTCCCTTCCGTAGGGCTGGCGCTCGCCACCCTTGCGACGCCAACTTTGGCCCAGGAACCGCCCAGCCAGAAAGAAATGTGGCAAATTCTCCAGGAACAACGGGAGCAAATACGAGTACTCCAGGAGCGGCTCGACCAAACGACGCGGAAGGTCGAAACCACCGAAAAGAAGATAGAGGCGACCGAGGAGCGCGTCGAAGCAACCGGCGCCATGGTCGAAAAAGTACGCGAAACGCGCAGCGACACGCCGGGCTGGTGGCAACGCACGCGAGTCGGCGCCTACGGCGAACTGCATTACAACGGGGGCAAAAAAGACGAAATCGACTTACATCGTTTCGTTATGTTCTTGAACCACGACTTTACGGATCGCATTCGCTTCTTCTCGGAAATGGAAATTGAGCACGGCGTCGCCGGGGAAGGCCAGAATGGCGAGGTCGAACTCGAACAGGCCTATCTACAGTTCGACCTTAGTGACCGTCACCGTGCGAACCTTGGGCTTCAATTGATTCCGGTCGGCATCCTTAACGAAACGCACGAACCAACAACTTTTTTCGGGGTTGAACGCAACCCGATCGAAACGAATATCCTGCCGACGACATGGTGGGAAGCGGGCGCCGGACTCAACGGTGAAATCCAGGAAGGAATCGGCTACGACGTTCTCTTCCATTCTGGCCTTGCGACGCCAACCACCGGCGCCAACGCTTTCAAGATTCGGAACGGGCGCCAGAAAGTTTCGGAGGCACCCGCCAAAGACGGCGCCGTTACGGGACGGCTCCGTTGGACCGGTTTGCCGGGAGTTGAAATTGGTGTTACGGGACAGTATCAAATGGACGTCACCCAAGACGTTTCCGATACCGACGCGACACTTTTCGAAGCGCATACGAACCTTCGCCAAGGGCCATGGGGCTTGCGCGCCCTATACGCCCGGTGGGACCTCAACGGTCCCGAACCGGAGGTTCTGGGCCGGGACGTGCAGCAAGGCTGGTATATAGAACCTTCTTACCGTTTTCGCATGCGAATCGGTGAGGTTGGAATCTTTGCGCGTTATAACGAATGGGATAACAATGCCGGCAGCAGCCTGGATACAAAATTCCAGCAGATCGACGTTGGTCTAAACTATTGGCCCCATGAAAATGTCGTCATCAAGATGGATTTCCAGGTTCAGGATTCACCCGCCGGCCAGACGGAGGACGACCGAGTGAATCTGGGGCTTGGTTATCAGTTCTGA